A genomic region of Miscanthus floridulus cultivar M001 chromosome 3, ASM1932011v1, whole genome shotgun sequence contains the following coding sequences:
- the LOC136542132 gene encoding TITAN-like protein isoform X1 has translation MPAKPPPAAEFEYCELCRHHHDHGRRHRYVTKHRRNLDAALTSFRSKLSDLRRAFLHGSPSSQPPRARLWCPFCSIDLDSRSAGKNAIYHLASSEHLKGVKDFLRKHGGGMDQVDSLRISEDVLAKWEKGSESLSTGTKKGTEGLIGPCLKQIKDIQNEYTCDSLDSFAQNNIPSFSNTASYVVMPLQSPTNGAYDPISTACHGASSSGSAPYSASYGTVGLPITPWGLAETHRQHGALSTNLFHSSGPETKGHQSTVLVNDARPSISCSNHMLPLQVQQSHTGGNLSNGSKANVHTGAPPPWLKANEHDPKNLPLRSCALPSRKGKSRKLNPKRVGAAWAERRRAEMELEKQGEIVPATSDSSWLPNFGSVWQSGTRKESRKDFEKSHKLHDTKSNHDLSLEIKPYISKRMRVGADKASDKAEELGSHLQQ, from the exons ATGCCGGCGAAGCCGCCACCCGCCGCCGAGTTCGAGTACTGCGAGCTGTGCCGCCATCACCACGACCATGGCCGGCGCCATCGCTACGTCACCAAGCACCGGAGAAATCTCGACGCCGCGCTCACCTCCTTCCGCTCCAAGCTCTCCGACCTCCGCCGCGCCTTCCTCCACGGCTCCCCATCTTCCCAGCCGCCGCGGGCCCGTCTCTGGTGCCCCTTCTGCTCCATCGACCTCGACAGCCGCTCCGCTGG TAAAAATGCCATTTACCATCTGGCAAGCAGTGAGCACCTGAAGGGTGTGAAGGATTTCCTGCGGAAGCACGGGGGAGGGATGGATCAGGTGGACTCGCTTAGGATTTCAGAGGACGTGCTTGCCAAG tgggagaaAGGCTCGGAATCCTTGAGCACAGGAACGAAAAAGGGGACTGAAGGGCTGATTGGACCATGTCTGAAGCAGATAAAAGATATCCAAAATGAATATACCTGTGACAGTTTGGATAGTTTTGCACAAAACAATATCCCATCTTTTAGTAATACTGCATCATATGTTGTTATGCCTTTACAAAGTCCTACCAATGGGGCATATGACCCTATTAGTACAGCGTGTCATGGAGCTTCCAGTTCTGGAAGTGCCCCTTATTCTGCTTCATATGGAACTGTTGGACTGCCCATCACACCTTGGGGATTGGCCGAAACACATAGGCAGCATGGTGCGCTGTCTACAAACTTGTTTCACAGCAGTGGTCCTGAAACAAAAG GTCATCAATCTACTGTCCTTGTAAATGATGCAAGGCCATCGATTTCTTGTTCTAATCAT ATGTTACCTTTGCAGGTTCAACAAAGTCACACTGGAGGAAATTTGAGCAATG GCTCAAAAGCAAATGTGCATACGGGTGCTCCTCCTCCTTGGTTAAAAGCTAATGAACATGATCCAAAGAATTTGCCACTCAGAAGCTGTGCTCTTCCTTCTCGGAAAGGAAAATCGAGGAAACTCAATCCAAAGAGGGTTGGTGCTGCATGGGCAGAAAGAAGAAGAGCTGAGATGGAATTGGAGAAGCAAGGTGAAATTGTTCCAGCAACATCTGATTCTAGTTGGCTACCTAATTTTGGTAGTGTCTGGCAATCTGGCACAAGGAAGGAATCAAGGAAAGACTTTGAGAAAAGCCACAAGCTTCACGACACGAAGAGCAATCATGACTTATCCTTGGAGATAAAACCATATATCAGCAAACGGATG CGTGTAGGTGCTGATAAAGCTTCTGACAAAGCTGAAGAGCTTGGCAGCCACCTACAACAGTAA
- the LOC136542132 gene encoding TITAN-like protein isoform X2 — protein sequence MPAKPPPAAEFEYCELCRHHHDHGRRHRYVTKHRRNLDAALTSFRSKLSDLRRAFLHGSPSSQPPRARLWCPFCSIDLDSRSAGKNAIYHLASSEHLKGVKDFLRKHGGGMDQVDSLRISEDVLAKWEKGSESLSTGTKKGTEGLIGPCLKQIKDIQNEYTCDSLDSFAQNNIPSFSNTASYVVMPLQSPTNGAYDPISTACHGASSSGSAPYSASYGTVGLPITPWGLAETHRQHGALSTNLFHSSGPETKGHQSTVLVNDARPSISCSNHVQQSHTGGNLSNGSKANVHTGAPPPWLKANEHDPKNLPLRSCALPSRKGKSRKLNPKRVGAAWAERRRAEMELEKQGEIVPATSDSSWLPNFGSVWQSGTRKESRKDFEKSHKLHDTKSNHDLSLEIKPYISKRMRVGADKASDKAEELGSHLQQ from the exons ATGCCGGCGAAGCCGCCACCCGCCGCCGAGTTCGAGTACTGCGAGCTGTGCCGCCATCACCACGACCATGGCCGGCGCCATCGCTACGTCACCAAGCACCGGAGAAATCTCGACGCCGCGCTCACCTCCTTCCGCTCCAAGCTCTCCGACCTCCGCCGCGCCTTCCTCCACGGCTCCCCATCTTCCCAGCCGCCGCGGGCCCGTCTCTGGTGCCCCTTCTGCTCCATCGACCTCGACAGCCGCTCCGCTGG TAAAAATGCCATTTACCATCTGGCAAGCAGTGAGCACCTGAAGGGTGTGAAGGATTTCCTGCGGAAGCACGGGGGAGGGATGGATCAGGTGGACTCGCTTAGGATTTCAGAGGACGTGCTTGCCAAG tgggagaaAGGCTCGGAATCCTTGAGCACAGGAACGAAAAAGGGGACTGAAGGGCTGATTGGACCATGTCTGAAGCAGATAAAAGATATCCAAAATGAATATACCTGTGACAGTTTGGATAGTTTTGCACAAAACAATATCCCATCTTTTAGTAATACTGCATCATATGTTGTTATGCCTTTACAAAGTCCTACCAATGGGGCATATGACCCTATTAGTACAGCGTGTCATGGAGCTTCCAGTTCTGGAAGTGCCCCTTATTCTGCTTCATATGGAACTGTTGGACTGCCCATCACACCTTGGGGATTGGCCGAAACACATAGGCAGCATGGTGCGCTGTCTACAAACTTGTTTCACAGCAGTGGTCCTGAAACAAAAG GTCATCAATCTACTGTCCTTGTAAATGATGCAAGGCCATCGATTTCTTGTTCTAATCAT GTTCAACAAAGTCACACTGGAGGAAATTTGAGCAATG GCTCAAAAGCAAATGTGCATACGGGTGCTCCTCCTCCTTGGTTAAAAGCTAATGAACATGATCCAAAGAATTTGCCACTCAGAAGCTGTGCTCTTCCTTCTCGGAAAGGAAAATCGAGGAAACTCAATCCAAAGAGGGTTGGTGCTGCATGGGCAGAAAGAAGAAGAGCTGAGATGGAATTGGAGAAGCAAGGTGAAATTGTTCCAGCAACATCTGATTCTAGTTGGCTACCTAATTTTGGTAGTGTCTGGCAATCTGGCACAAGGAAGGAATCAAGGAAAGACTTTGAGAAAAGCCACAAGCTTCACGACACGAAGAGCAATCATGACTTATCCTTGGAGATAAAACCATATATCAGCAAACGGATG CGTGTAGGTGCTGATAAAGCTTCTGACAAAGCTGAAGAGCTTGGCAGCCACCTACAACAGTAA
- the LOC136542131 gene encoding squamosa promoter-binding-like protein 18 isoform X2 — MDWDLKMPVSWDLPDLEHAAAVPQPPLIAATAAAAAASPMAASGIAAPSPAAVPRGAPSRAECSVDLKLGGLGEFGAEDGTKEPPAVATATAAAAAPSASPMKRPRSGPGGAAGAQCPSCAVDGCKADLSKCRDYHRRHKVCEAHSKTPVVVVAGREMRFCQQCSRFHLLAEFDEAKRSCRKRLDGHNRRRRKPQPDTMNSGSFMTSQQGTRFSSFPAPRPESSWCGVNKSEDSSCYTPHPVLSNRPHFAGGSTSSAYSKEGRRFPFLQDGDQVSFSAGAGTLEISTVCQPLLKTAAPPQSSSSNKMFSDGLTPVLDSDCALSLLSSPANSSSVDVSRMVQPAAEHIPMAQPLVPSSLQQHHQFGSSPGWFACSQAGSSAVSAAGATGFACPASVESEQLNTVLQVPSSNAGHEMNYHGIFHVGGEGSSYGTSPSLPFSWQ, encoded by the exons ATGGATTGGGATCTCAAGATGCCGGTTTCCTGGGACCTGCCCGACCTGGAGCACGCCGCCGCCGTGCCACAGCCGCCGCTCATCgccgccacagcagcagcagccgcggcTTCCCCCATGGCGGCGTCGGGCATTGCCGCGCCTTCCCCCGCGGCTGTCCCGCGCGGGGCGCCGAGCCGGGCCGAGTGCTCCGTCGACCTCAAGCTCGGCGGGCTCGGCGAGTTCGGGGCGGAGGACGGGACGAAGGAGCCGCCGGCGGTTGCAACTGCAACGGCTGCAGCGGCGGCGCCGTCCGCGAGCCCGATGAAGCGCCCTCGCTCGGGGCCCGGTGGCGCCGCCGGGGCGCAGTGCCCGTCGTGCGCGGTCGACGGCTGCAAGGCCGACCTCAGCAAGTGCCGCGACTACCACCGCCGCCACAAGGTCTGCGAGGCGCACTCCAAGacgcccgtcgtcgtcgtcgccggccgCGAGATGCGCTTCTGCCAGCAGTGCAGCAG gtttCACTTGCTTGCGGAGTTTGATGAGGCCAAGCGCAGTTGTAGAAAGAGGCTTGATGGGCACAACCGGCGTCGCAGGAAGCCACAGCCAGATACCATGAACTCTGGGAGCTTTATGACAAGTCAACAAG GGACCAGGTTCTCGTCGTTCCCGGCTCCAAGACCGGAGTCAAGCTGGTGTGGAGTCAACAAATCCGAGGACAGTTCATGCTACACACCCCACCCGGTCCTCAGCAACAGGCCACACTTCGCCGGCGGCTCCACGTCGTCGGCCTACTCCAAGGAAGGCCGGCGCTTCCCGTTCCTCCAGGACGGCGACCAGGTCAGCTTCAGCGCAGGAGCCGGGACGCTGGAGATCTCCACGGTGTGCCAGCCCCTCCTCAAGACCGCGGCGCCGCcccagagcagcagcagcaacaagatGTTCTCCGACGGGCTCACCCCCGTGCTCGACTCGGATTGTGCTCTCTCTCTTCTGTCATCCCCCGCAAACTCCTCCAGCGTCGACGTGAGCCGGATGGTCCAGCCCGCGGCGGAGCACATCCCCATGGCGCAGCCCCTCGTCCCCAGCAGCCTCCAGCAGCACCACCAGTTCGGCAGCTCCCCAGGCTGGTTCGCCTGCTCCCAGGCCGGCTCCAGCGCCGTCTCCGCCGCGGGCGCCACCGGCTTTGCCTGCCCCGCCAGCGTGGAGAGCGAGCAGCTCAACACCGTCCTGCAGGTGCCGAGCTCCAACGCCGGCCACGAGATGAACTACCACGGCATCTTCCACGTCGGCGGCGAGGGCTCCTCCTACGGGACGTCCCCTTCGCTCCCGTTCTCGTGGCAGTAG
- the LOC136542131 gene encoding squamosa promoter-binding-like protein 18 isoform X1, translated as MDWDLKMPVSWDLPDLEHAAAVPQPPLIAATAAAAAASPMAASGIAAPSPAAVPRGAPSRAECSVDLKLGGLGEFGAEDGTKEPPAVATATAAAAAPSASPMKRPRSGPGGAAGAQCPSCAVDGCKADLSKCRDYHRRHKVCEAHSKTPVVVVAGREMRFCQQCSRFHLLAEFDEAKRSCRKRLDGHNRRRRKPQPDTMNSGSFMTSQQGLFSSAGTRFSSFPAPRPESSWCGVNKSEDSSCYTPHPVLSNRPHFAGGSTSSAYSKEGRRFPFLQDGDQVSFSAGAGTLEISTVCQPLLKTAAPPQSSSSNKMFSDGLTPVLDSDCALSLLSSPANSSSVDVSRMVQPAAEHIPMAQPLVPSSLQQHHQFGSSPGWFACSQAGSSAVSAAGATGFACPASVESEQLNTVLQVPSSNAGHEMNYHGIFHVGGEGSSYGTSPSLPFSWQ; from the exons ATGGATTGGGATCTCAAGATGCCGGTTTCCTGGGACCTGCCCGACCTGGAGCACGCCGCCGCCGTGCCACAGCCGCCGCTCATCgccgccacagcagcagcagccgcggcTTCCCCCATGGCGGCGTCGGGCATTGCCGCGCCTTCCCCCGCGGCTGTCCCGCGCGGGGCGCCGAGCCGGGCCGAGTGCTCCGTCGACCTCAAGCTCGGCGGGCTCGGCGAGTTCGGGGCGGAGGACGGGACGAAGGAGCCGCCGGCGGTTGCAACTGCAACGGCTGCAGCGGCGGCGCCGTCCGCGAGCCCGATGAAGCGCCCTCGCTCGGGGCCCGGTGGCGCCGCCGGGGCGCAGTGCCCGTCGTGCGCGGTCGACGGCTGCAAGGCCGACCTCAGCAAGTGCCGCGACTACCACCGCCGCCACAAGGTCTGCGAGGCGCACTCCAAGacgcccgtcgtcgtcgtcgccggccgCGAGATGCGCTTCTGCCAGCAGTGCAGCAG gtttCACTTGCTTGCGGAGTTTGATGAGGCCAAGCGCAGTTGTAGAAAGAGGCTTGATGGGCACAACCGGCGTCGCAGGAAGCCACAGCCAGATACCATGAACTCTGGGAGCTTTATGACAAGTCAACAAG GCTTGTTTTCGAGTGCAGGGACCAGGTTCTCGTCGTTCCCGGCTCCAAGACCGGAGTCAAGCTGGTGTGGAGTCAACAAATCCGAGGACAGTTCATGCTACACACCCCACCCGGTCCTCAGCAACAGGCCACACTTCGCCGGCGGCTCCACGTCGTCGGCCTACTCCAAGGAAGGCCGGCGCTTCCCGTTCCTCCAGGACGGCGACCAGGTCAGCTTCAGCGCAGGAGCCGGGACGCTGGAGATCTCCACGGTGTGCCAGCCCCTCCTCAAGACCGCGGCGCCGCcccagagcagcagcagcaacaagatGTTCTCCGACGGGCTCACCCCCGTGCTCGACTCGGATTGTGCTCTCTCTCTTCTGTCATCCCCCGCAAACTCCTCCAGCGTCGACGTGAGCCGGATGGTCCAGCCCGCGGCGGAGCACATCCCCATGGCGCAGCCCCTCGTCCCCAGCAGCCTCCAGCAGCACCACCAGTTCGGCAGCTCCCCAGGCTGGTTCGCCTGCTCCCAGGCCGGCTCCAGCGCCGTCTCCGCCGCGGGCGCCACCGGCTTTGCCTGCCCCGCCAGCGTGGAGAGCGAGCAGCTCAACACCGTCCTGCAGGTGCCGAGCTCCAACGCCGGCCACGAGATGAACTACCACGGCATCTTCCACGTCGGCGGCGAGGGCTCCTCCTACGGGACGTCCCCTTCGCTCCCGTTCTCGTGGCAGTAG